A genomic stretch from Diprion similis isolate iyDipSimi1 chromosome 1, iyDipSimi1.1, whole genome shotgun sequence includes:
- the LOC124404600 gene encoding lysosomal alpha-mannosidase isoform X2, which produces MAATSRMSKMPLYVPQFLLLFAFLFYWVGKECGATPLNNFESRESSKTCGYQACPKLSQHKLNIHLIPHTHDDVGWLKTVDQYYWGGRPLIAKAGVQYILDSVIHELLEDPNRRFIYVETAYLWKWWSYQNDRVKTDVRRLIDEGRLEIISGAWSMNDEAVTHYQSIIDQFTWGFRRLNDTFGSCARPHVGWQIDPFGHSREQASLFAQMGFDGLFFGRLDYQDKRNRMDKKTAEMIWKGSDSLGKKADLFTSVLFNTYSPPPGFCFDILCADEPIVDDPESPDYNVDRRVAQLLVFAETQQSFYRTNNIIMTMGDDFNYQSAELWFKNLDKLIRYTNDRHGSTVNVFYSTPSCYLKAVNELALSWPTKSDDFFPYASDPHTYWSGYYSSRPTIKFYERMGNNYLQISKQLSALTNISSSETYLNPFREAMGVLQHHDAITGTEKQQVAEDYARILSKAMKGGERILSDALGNLISKRNQSRSREGAEVHFYTCYQLNISSCPYTEENENFVLTLYNPQSRVVSSFVRIPVTGNSYVVRDFTGANLATQIIPIPPEVLAIPGRESSAVNELVFRAKNIQALGYQAYYVTRGNKTVEPVRSESLSEATIQNEFFNVSMTDDGSTCALRKIKSGVTNMRITQSFHYYESSQGNNEEFVTRSSGAYIFRPKDATPKNLTNVGSNQTYKGPLVQEIHVKINEWVSQIVRLYTGEDYIEYDWLVGPIPVDDKVGKEIITSYTSNLATENVFYTDSNGREMLRREKNFRPTWTLQLAEPVAGNYYPITAKVTIKDRINKLRMSVLNDRAQGGSSLNDGQVELMLHRRILHDDAFGVGEALNEIAYGKGLVVRGRHQIITGTNSVRSSTILMEKQMAWNLLNPPCILISPAAGRTFEEWRHHYRMQGSGLTKQLPPNVRILSLEPWKDGGLLFRLEHMFEIGEDTRYSHPVEINIKDLFLPFTVKNARETTLGGNQWLNESERLRWVSDSNEVHRERENVRDADAGSIHVSDEAINILLHPMEIRTFVIEI; this is translated from the exons ATGGCAGCCACGTCGAGGATGTCAAAGATGCCGCTTTACGTTCCACAATTCTTATTGTTATTCGCTTTCCTGTTTTATTGGGTTGGAAAAGAATGTGGCGCAACACcgttaaataattttgaatcacGAGAAAGTTCGAAGACCTGTGGCTATCAA GCTTGTCCAAAACTCAGCCAAcacaaattaaatattcatttgattCCGCACACCCATGACGATGTTGGCTGGTTAAAAACAGTCGATCAGTATTACTGGGGTG gtCGTCCCTTGATTGCAAAAGCTGGAGTCCAATACATTCTAGACAGCGTGATCCACGAACTACTTGAAGATCCAAACAGAAG GTTTATTTACGTGGAGACCGCCTATCTGTGGAAGTGGTGGTCGTATCAAAATGACCGAGTTAAGACCGATGTTCGGAGGCTCATTGACGAAGGTCGGCTGGAAATAATAAGCGGGGCATGGAGCATGAATGACGAGGCGGTCACTCATTATCAATCAATCATCGATCAGTTCACCTGGGGGTTCAG GCGTCTTAATGACACATTCGGATCGTGTGCACGCCCCCACGTTGGATGGCAAATAGATCCCTTTGGTCACTCGAGGGAGCAGGCCTCATTATTCGCTCAGATGGGCTTCGACGGTCTCTTCTTCGGTAGACTGGATTATCAGGATAAGAGAAATCGCATGGATAAGAAAACAGCCGAAATGATTTGGAAAGGGAGTGACAGTTTGG GAAAGAAGGCTGATCTGTTCACGAGCGTCCTATTCAACACTTACAGTCCTCCGCCTGGGTTTTGTTTCGACATACTCTGTGCAGACGAGCCAATCGTTGATGATCCTGAAAGTCCCGACTACAATGTTGACCGTAGG GTGGCGCAGTTACTGGTTTTTGCAGAAACGCAACAAAGTTTTTATCGAACAAATAACATTATCATGACTATGGGGGATGATTTCAATTATCAAAGTGCAGAACTGTGGTTCaaaaatttggataaattAATCAG ATACACAAACGACCGCCACGGAAGTACAGTAAATGTGTTTTACTCGACACCATCCTGTTACTTGAAAGCCGTCAACGAGCTGGCCCTTTCTTGGCCAACCAAGTCTGATGACTTCTTTCCTTACGCCAGCGACCCCCACACCTACTGGTCAGGATATTACAGTTCGAGgccaacaataaaattttacgagaGAATGGGAAACAATTACCTCCAG aTATCGAAGCAGCTTTCAGCATTGACTAATATATCGTCGTCGGAAACTTACCTGAATCCGTTTCGTGAAGCGATGGGTGTACTTCAACACCATGATGCGATTACTGGAACCGAAAAGCAGCAGGTTGCTGAGGATTACGCGAGAATTTTATCCAAAGCTATGAAGGGCGGAGAACGGATTTTATCAGATGCACTTGG AAACTTGATTTCAAAAAGGAACCAAAGCAGATCTCGCGAGGGTGCAGAAGTTCATTTCTACACCTGTTACCAACTAAACATCAGCTCTTGCCCGTACacggaagaaaatgaaaactttgtCCTGACTCTGTACAATCCGCAAAGTAGAGTGGTTTCGAGCTTTGTTCGCATTCCCGTAACAGGCAATTCATACGTCGTTCGAGACTTCACTG GTGCTAATCTTGCcacacaaattattccaatACCACCTGAAGTCCTGGCAATTCCCGGCAGAGAGAGTTCAGCGGTCAACGAATTAGTTTTTCGTGCCAAAAATATCCAAGCTCTCGGTTATCAAGCTTACTACGTCACTAGAGGTAACAAGACTGTTGAACCCGTACGCAGCGAAAGCTTGTCCGAAGCGACGATACAAAATGAG TTCTTCAACGTCTCAATGACCGATGACGGAAGCACGTGTGCTCTGCGAAAAATCAAGTCGGGTGTTACAAACATGAGAATCACCCAATCCTTCCACTATTACGAAAGCAGCCAAGGCAATAATGAGGAATTCGTAACTCGCTCCTCCGGAGCATACATATTCAGGCCCAAAGACGCTACCCCCAAGAATCTAACAAATGTTGGCAGCAACCAGACTTATAAGG GTCCACTCGTTCAGGAAATACATGTGAAGATTAACGAATGGGTCAGTCAGATTGTCAGGCTTTACACAGGTGAAGATTATATAGAGTATGATTGGCTAGTCGGTCCAATCCCCGTCGA TGATAAAGTTGGCAAGGAAATCATAACAAGTTACACTAGCAACCTGGCCACGGAAAATGTGTTTTATACCGACAGCAACGGTCGCGAAATGTTAAGACGCGAGAAAAACTTCCGGCCTACTTGGACGTTGCAGCTCGCCGAACCTGTTGCGGGTAACTATTACCCCATCACCGCCAAAGTCACTATCAAGGACAGAATAAATAAGTTAAGAATGAGCGTCCTGAACGACCGAGCCCAGGGTGGCTCCAGTCTCAACGACGGCCAAGTGGAATTGATG CTACATCGTAGGATATTGCATGATGATGCTTTCGGCGTTGGTGAAGCTTTGAACGAGATAGCCTACGGCAAGGGACTGGTCGTACGTGGCCGGCACCAAATCATAACGGGGACCAATTCGGTCCGTAGCTCAACTATCTTAATGGAAAAGCAGATGGCCTGGAATTTATTGAATCCTCCGTGCATCCTCATATCCCCGGCGGCCGGTCGAACTTTTGAGGAATGGCGTCATCATTATCGAATGCAG GGATCTGGCCTTACAAAGCAGCTACCCCCGAATGTGCGTATTTTGAGCCTGGAGCCATGGAAAGATGGTGGACTACTCTTCAGGCTTGAGcacatgtttgaaattggTGAAGACACAAGATACTCTCACCCAGTGGAAATCAATATCAAG GATCTTTTCCTTCCCTTCACGGTAAAGAATGCGCGGGAAACAACGTTGGGAGGTAATCAGTGGTTGAACGAGTCAGAGCGTCTAAGGTGGGTAAGTGATTCGAACGAAGTACACCGTGAACGGGAAAATGTGAGAGATGCCGATGCAGGATCGATACACGTCAGCGACGAAGCTATCAACATTCTTCTGCATCCGATGGAGATTCGTACTTTTGTCATTGAAATTTAG
- the LOC124404600 gene encoding lysosomal alpha-mannosidase isoform X4, with product MAATSRMSKMPLYVPQFLLLFAFLFYWVGKECGATPLNNFESRESSKTCGYQACPKLSQHKLNIHLIPHTHDDVGWLKTVDQYYWGGRPLIAKAGVQYILDSVIHELLEDPNRRFIYVETAYLWKWWSYQNDRVKTDVRRLIDEGRLEIISGAWSMNDEAVTHYQSIIDQFTWGFRYTNDRHGSTVNVFYSTPSCYLKAVNELALSWPTKSDDFFPYASDPHTYWSGYYSSRPTIKFYERMGNNYLQISKQLSALTNISSSETYLNPFREAMGVLQHHDAITGTEKQQVAEDYARILSKAMKGGERILSDALGNLISKRNQSRSREGAEVHFYTCYQLNISSCPYTEENENFVLTLYNPQSRVVSSFVRIPVTGNSYVVRDFTGANLATQIIPIPPEVLAIPGRESSAVNELVFRAKNIQALGYQAYYVTRGNKTVEPVRSESLSEATIQNEFFNVSMTDDGSTCALRKIKSGVTNMRITQSFHYYESSQGNNEEFVTRSSGAYIFRPKDATPKNLTNVGSNQTYKGPLVQEIHVKINEWVSQIVRLYTGEDYIEYDWLVGPIPVDDKVGKEIITSYTSNLATENVFYTDSNGREMLRREKNFRPTWTLQLAEPVAGNYYPITAKVTIKDRINKLRMSVLNDRAQGGSSLNDGQVELMLHRRILHDDAFGVGEALNEIAYGKGLVVRGRHQIITGTNSVRSSTILMEKQMAWNLLNPPCILISPAAGRTFEEWRHHYRMQGSGLTKQLPPNVRILSLEPWKDGGLLFRLEHMFEIGEDTRYSHPVEINIKDLFLPFTVKNARETTLGGNQWLNESERLRWVSDSNEVHRERENVRDADAGSIHVSDEAINILLHPMEIRTFVIEI from the exons ATGGCAGCCACGTCGAGGATGTCAAAGATGCCGCTTTACGTTCCACAATTCTTATTGTTATTCGCTTTCCTGTTTTATTGGGTTGGAAAAGAATGTGGCGCAACACcgttaaataattttgaatcacGAGAAAGTTCGAAGACCTGTGGCTATCAA GCTTGTCCAAAACTCAGCCAAcacaaattaaatattcatttgattCCGCACACCCATGACGATGTTGGCTGGTTAAAAACAGTCGATCAGTATTACTGGGGTG gtCGTCCCTTGATTGCAAAAGCTGGAGTCCAATACATTCTAGACAGCGTGATCCACGAACTACTTGAAGATCCAAACAGAAG GTTTATTTACGTGGAGACCGCCTATCTGTGGAAGTGGTGGTCGTATCAAAATGACCGAGTTAAGACCGATGTTCGGAGGCTCATTGACGAAGGTCGGCTGGAAATAATAAGCGGGGCATGGAGCATGAATGACGAGGCGGTCACTCATTATCAATCAATCATCGATCAGTTCACCTGGGGGTTCAG ATACACAAACGACCGCCACGGAAGTACAGTAAATGTGTTTTACTCGACACCATCCTGTTACTTGAAAGCCGTCAACGAGCTGGCCCTTTCTTGGCCAACCAAGTCTGATGACTTCTTTCCTTACGCCAGCGACCCCCACACCTACTGGTCAGGATATTACAGTTCGAGgccaacaataaaattttacgagaGAATGGGAAACAATTACCTCCAG aTATCGAAGCAGCTTTCAGCATTGACTAATATATCGTCGTCGGAAACTTACCTGAATCCGTTTCGTGAAGCGATGGGTGTACTTCAACACCATGATGCGATTACTGGAACCGAAAAGCAGCAGGTTGCTGAGGATTACGCGAGAATTTTATCCAAAGCTATGAAGGGCGGAGAACGGATTTTATCAGATGCACTTGG AAACTTGATTTCAAAAAGGAACCAAAGCAGATCTCGCGAGGGTGCAGAAGTTCATTTCTACACCTGTTACCAACTAAACATCAGCTCTTGCCCGTACacggaagaaaatgaaaactttgtCCTGACTCTGTACAATCCGCAAAGTAGAGTGGTTTCGAGCTTTGTTCGCATTCCCGTAACAGGCAATTCATACGTCGTTCGAGACTTCACTG GTGCTAATCTTGCcacacaaattattccaatACCACCTGAAGTCCTGGCAATTCCCGGCAGAGAGAGTTCAGCGGTCAACGAATTAGTTTTTCGTGCCAAAAATATCCAAGCTCTCGGTTATCAAGCTTACTACGTCACTAGAGGTAACAAGACTGTTGAACCCGTACGCAGCGAAAGCTTGTCCGAAGCGACGATACAAAATGAG TTCTTCAACGTCTCAATGACCGATGACGGAAGCACGTGTGCTCTGCGAAAAATCAAGTCGGGTGTTACAAACATGAGAATCACCCAATCCTTCCACTATTACGAAAGCAGCCAAGGCAATAATGAGGAATTCGTAACTCGCTCCTCCGGAGCATACATATTCAGGCCCAAAGACGCTACCCCCAAGAATCTAACAAATGTTGGCAGCAACCAGACTTATAAGG GTCCACTCGTTCAGGAAATACATGTGAAGATTAACGAATGGGTCAGTCAGATTGTCAGGCTTTACACAGGTGAAGATTATATAGAGTATGATTGGCTAGTCGGTCCAATCCCCGTCGA TGATAAAGTTGGCAAGGAAATCATAACAAGTTACACTAGCAACCTGGCCACGGAAAATGTGTTTTATACCGACAGCAACGGTCGCGAAATGTTAAGACGCGAGAAAAACTTCCGGCCTACTTGGACGTTGCAGCTCGCCGAACCTGTTGCGGGTAACTATTACCCCATCACCGCCAAAGTCACTATCAAGGACAGAATAAATAAGTTAAGAATGAGCGTCCTGAACGACCGAGCCCAGGGTGGCTCCAGTCTCAACGACGGCCAAGTGGAATTGATG CTACATCGTAGGATATTGCATGATGATGCTTTCGGCGTTGGTGAAGCTTTGAACGAGATAGCCTACGGCAAGGGACTGGTCGTACGTGGCCGGCACCAAATCATAACGGGGACCAATTCGGTCCGTAGCTCAACTATCTTAATGGAAAAGCAGATGGCCTGGAATTTATTGAATCCTCCGTGCATCCTCATATCCCCGGCGGCCGGTCGAACTTTTGAGGAATGGCGTCATCATTATCGAATGCAG GGATCTGGCCTTACAAAGCAGCTACCCCCGAATGTGCGTATTTTGAGCCTGGAGCCATGGAAAGATGGTGGACTACTCTTCAGGCTTGAGcacatgtttgaaattggTGAAGACACAAGATACTCTCACCCAGTGGAAATCAATATCAAG GATCTTTTCCTTCCCTTCACGGTAAAGAATGCGCGGGAAACAACGTTGGGAGGTAATCAGTGGTTGAACGAGTCAGAGCGTCTAAGGTGGGTAAGTGATTCGAACGAAGTACACCGTGAACGGGAAAATGTGAGAGATGCCGATGCAGGATCGATACACGTCAGCGACGAAGCTATCAACATTCTTCTGCATCCGATGGAGATTCGTACTTTTGTCATTGAAATTTAG
- the LOC124404600 gene encoding lysosomal alpha-mannosidase isoform X3 — protein MNDEAVTHYQSIIDQFTWGFRRLNDTFGSCARPHVGWQIDPFGHSREQASLFAQMGFDGLFFGRLDYQDKRNRMDKKTAEMIWKGSDSLGKKADLFTSVLFNTYSPPPGFCFDILCADEPIVDDPESPDYNVDRRISSLVEYATMQSKYYRTNNVILTMGGDFTYQVAETWYKNLDKLLRYTNDRHGSTVNVFYSTPSCYLKAVNELALSWPTKSDDFFPYASDPHTYWSGYYSSRPTIKFYERMGNNYLQISKQLSALTNISSSETYLNPFREAMGVLQHHDAITGTEKQQVAEDYARILSKAMKGGERILSDALGNLISKRNQSRSREGAEVHFYTCYQLNISSCPYTEENENFVLTLYNPQSRVVSSFVRIPVTGNSYVVRDFTGANLATQIIPIPPEVLAIPGRESSAVNELVFRAKNIQALGYQAYYVTRGNKTVEPVRSESLSEATIQNEFFNVSMTDDGSTCALRKIKSGVTNMRITQSFHYYESSQGNNEEFVTRSSGAYIFRPKDATPKNLTNVGSNQTYKGPLVQEIHVKINEWVSQIVRLYTGEDYIEYDWLVGPIPVDDKVGKEIITSYTSNLATENVFYTDSNGREMLRREKNFRPTWTLQLAEPVAGNYYPITAKVTIKDRINKLRMSVLNDRAQGGSSLNDGQVELMLHRRILHDDAFGVGEALNEIAYGKGLVVRGRHQIITGTNSVRSSTILMEKQMAWNLLNPPCILISPAAGRTFEEWRHHYRMQGSGLTKQLPPNVRILSLEPWKDGGLLFRLEHMFEIGEDTRYSHPVEINIKDLFLPFTVKNARETTLGGNQWLNESERLRWVSDSNEVHRERENVRDADAGSIHVSDEAINILLHPMEIRTFVIEI, from the exons ATGAATGACGAGGCGGTCACTCATTATCAATCAATCATCGATCAGTTCACCTGGGGGTTCAG GCGTCTTAATGACACATTCGGATCGTGTGCACGCCCCCACGTTGGATGGCAAATAGATCCCTTTGGTCACTCGAGGGAGCAGGCCTCATTATTCGCTCAGATGGGCTTCGACGGTCTCTTCTTCGGTAGACTGGATTATCAGGATAAGAGAAATCGCATGGATAAGAAAACAGCCGAAATGATTTGGAAAGGGAGTGACAGTTTGG GAAAGAAGGCTGATCTGTTCACGAGCGTCCTATTCAACACTTACAGTCCTCCGCCTGGGTTTTGTTTCGACATACTCTGTGCAGACGAGCCAATCGTTGATGATCCTGAAAGTCCCGACTACAATGTTGACCGTAGG ATTTCGTCGCTTGTCGAGTACGCCACGATGCAGTCTAAATATTACCGAACGAATAATGTCATATTGACGATGGGAGGAGATTTCACGTATCAAGTTGCGGAAACGTGGTACAAAAACTTGGACAAACTGCTGAG ATACACAAACGACCGCCACGGAAGTACAGTAAATGTGTTTTACTCGACACCATCCTGTTACTTGAAAGCCGTCAACGAGCTGGCCCTTTCTTGGCCAACCAAGTCTGATGACTTCTTTCCTTACGCCAGCGACCCCCACACCTACTGGTCAGGATATTACAGTTCGAGgccaacaataaaattttacgagaGAATGGGAAACAATTACCTCCAG aTATCGAAGCAGCTTTCAGCATTGACTAATATATCGTCGTCGGAAACTTACCTGAATCCGTTTCGTGAAGCGATGGGTGTACTTCAACACCATGATGCGATTACTGGAACCGAAAAGCAGCAGGTTGCTGAGGATTACGCGAGAATTTTATCCAAAGCTATGAAGGGCGGAGAACGGATTTTATCAGATGCACTTGG AAACTTGATTTCAAAAAGGAACCAAAGCAGATCTCGCGAGGGTGCAGAAGTTCATTTCTACACCTGTTACCAACTAAACATCAGCTCTTGCCCGTACacggaagaaaatgaaaactttgtCCTGACTCTGTACAATCCGCAAAGTAGAGTGGTTTCGAGCTTTGTTCGCATTCCCGTAACAGGCAATTCATACGTCGTTCGAGACTTCACTG GTGCTAATCTTGCcacacaaattattccaatACCACCTGAAGTCCTGGCAATTCCCGGCAGAGAGAGTTCAGCGGTCAACGAATTAGTTTTTCGTGCCAAAAATATCCAAGCTCTCGGTTATCAAGCTTACTACGTCACTAGAGGTAACAAGACTGTTGAACCCGTACGCAGCGAAAGCTTGTCCGAAGCGACGATACAAAATGAG TTCTTCAACGTCTCAATGACCGATGACGGAAGCACGTGTGCTCTGCGAAAAATCAAGTCGGGTGTTACAAACATGAGAATCACCCAATCCTTCCACTATTACGAAAGCAGCCAAGGCAATAATGAGGAATTCGTAACTCGCTCCTCCGGAGCATACATATTCAGGCCCAAAGACGCTACCCCCAAGAATCTAACAAATGTTGGCAGCAACCAGACTTATAAGG GTCCACTCGTTCAGGAAATACATGTGAAGATTAACGAATGGGTCAGTCAGATTGTCAGGCTTTACACAGGTGAAGATTATATAGAGTATGATTGGCTAGTCGGTCCAATCCCCGTCGA TGATAAAGTTGGCAAGGAAATCATAACAAGTTACACTAGCAACCTGGCCACGGAAAATGTGTTTTATACCGACAGCAACGGTCGCGAAATGTTAAGACGCGAGAAAAACTTCCGGCCTACTTGGACGTTGCAGCTCGCCGAACCTGTTGCGGGTAACTATTACCCCATCACCGCCAAAGTCACTATCAAGGACAGAATAAATAAGTTAAGAATGAGCGTCCTGAACGACCGAGCCCAGGGTGGCTCCAGTCTCAACGACGGCCAAGTGGAATTGATG CTACATCGTAGGATATTGCATGATGATGCTTTCGGCGTTGGTGAAGCTTTGAACGAGATAGCCTACGGCAAGGGACTGGTCGTACGTGGCCGGCACCAAATCATAACGGGGACCAATTCGGTCCGTAGCTCAACTATCTTAATGGAAAAGCAGATGGCCTGGAATTTATTGAATCCTCCGTGCATCCTCATATCCCCGGCGGCCGGTCGAACTTTTGAGGAATGGCGTCATCATTATCGAATGCAG GGATCTGGCCTTACAAAGCAGCTACCCCCGAATGTGCGTATTTTGAGCCTGGAGCCATGGAAAGATGGTGGACTACTCTTCAGGCTTGAGcacatgtttgaaattggTGAAGACACAAGATACTCTCACCCAGTGGAAATCAATATCAAG GATCTTTTCCTTCCCTTCACGGTAAAGAATGCGCGGGAAACAACGTTGGGAGGTAATCAGTGGTTGAACGAGTCAGAGCGTCTAAGGTGGGTAAGTGATTCGAACGAAGTACACCGTGAACGGGAAAATGTGAGAGATGCCGATGCAGGATCGATACACGTCAGCGACGAAGCTATCAACATTCTTCTGCATCCGATGGAGATTCGTACTTTTGTCATTGAAATTTAG